A single genomic interval of Pirellulales bacterium harbors:
- a CDS encoding DUF2283 domain-containing protein yields the protein MKATYDSKTDTLTLVLKAAAVAESDEGHPGVVLDYDANGDLIGIEVLDASRRVSDARVMDFEVTG from the coding sequence ATGAAGGCGACTTACGATTCCAAGACCGATACGCTCACGCTGGTTCTGAAGGCCGCAGCGGTGGCTGAAAGCGACGAGGGGCATCCCGGAGTCGTTCTGGACTACGATGCGAACGGCGACTTGATCGGCATTGAGGTGCTCGATGCGTCGCGCCGCGTTTCGGATGCGCGCGTCATGGACTTTGAGGTTACCGGCTAG
- a CDS encoding DUF4258 domain-containing protein has protein sequence MNLDQAILTDHAQFQLARRHLDHADIMSVLADPESVDTIRPGRVVAQRLIGNYLFRVFVDTDRFPPEIVTAYRSSRFQRYRKPR, from the coding sequence GTGAATTTAGACCAAGCTATTCTTACCGATCACGCTCAATTTCAACTGGCGAGGCGCCACTTGGATCATGCTGATATCATGTCCGTATTGGCTGATCCCGAGTCGGTCGATACGATTCGCCCGGGCAGAGTTGTTGCGCAACGGCTGATCGGCAACTACCTATTTCGCGTATTTGTGGATACGGATCGATTCCCTCCCGAGATAGTGACTGCCTATCGTTCCAGTCGGTTTCAACGATATAGAAAGCCACGATGA
- a CDS encoding sugar phosphate isomerase/epimerase, translating into MQPALSQVCSLSSTLEKDIEDYAAGQCRAVELWLGKVEGYLETHTVDDVRRLLDEREMTAPVASFQGGLLLSQGEARREHWDHFERRLALCRQLKVGTLVVAGDLMGPLAQQDLDRALVSLRQAANSAGEAGVRLALEFQCRATFANNLQTAAALVEELSEPSLGLCLDALHYYCGPSKTEDLGLLTTANLFHVQLCDLAGQPRETATDSDRILPGDGDIPLAPIIETLGAIGYRGHVSVEVMNPQIWQAPARQFGEVAMTALRKLLGQASMG; encoded by the coding sequence ATGCAGCCAGCCCTGTCTCAAGTCTGTTCGCTCTCCAGCACATTGGAAAAAGACATTGAGGATTACGCCGCTGGGCAGTGCCGCGCGGTGGAATTGTGGCTCGGCAAGGTGGAAGGTTATCTCGAAACGCACACGGTCGACGACGTGCGCCGCCTGCTCGACGAACGAGAAATGACGGCGCCGGTGGCCAGCTTTCAGGGGGGCCTCCTGTTAAGTCAGGGAGAAGCGCGGCGCGAGCACTGGGATCATTTTGAACGCCGACTGGCCCTGTGTCGACAACTGAAGGTGGGCACGCTGGTAGTCGCCGGCGACTTGATGGGACCGCTCGCGCAGCAAGATTTGGACCGCGCGCTGGTTTCGCTGCGACAGGCCGCCAACAGCGCTGGCGAGGCGGGGGTGCGGCTGGCGCTGGAATTTCAATGCCGCGCCACGTTCGCCAACAACCTGCAAACAGCCGCGGCGCTCGTGGAGGAGTTGAGCGAGCCGAGCCTGGGGCTCTGCCTGGACGCGCTGCATTACTACTGCGGACCGAGCAAGACCGAGGATTTAGGACTGCTCACAACCGCCAACTTGTTTCATGTGCAGCTTTGCGACTTGGCGGGTCAGCCGCGCGAGACGGCCACCGACAGCGACCGGATACTGCCGGGCGACGGCGATATTCCGCTGGCGCCAATCATCGAGACGTTGGGCGCGATCGGTTATCGCGGGCATGTGTCGGTGGAGGTGATGAATCCGCAGATCTGGCAGGCGCCAGCCCGGCAGTTTGGCGAGGTGGCCATGACGGCGCTGCGCAAGCTGCTGGGGCAAGCAAGCATGGGGTGA
- a CDS encoding tetratricopeptide repeat protein, which produces MFRGWLGALCVTLASFLATHSLWAQTAPGAIPPGYKQSQVHQPWSANYLGNTQAIRGGFGSSWSNTSIGFVGAPGTSFAFGTWNPWWGGQVWGRPIWGAPGWGAPVWGAPVWGGGVWARPGCFPGYGWPIALPPAYLPAEQIYGPAAAWRMIDAAVPRAPLASSVAASGNVQPQLPAGPLVIESKKKSVPKSSNQAVRARARRLVESGDRAFLEQNYTAALGRYRRAAEMTPDVAEARFREAQTLVALERYREAADAVRQGLEIDPHWPGWPLDLDRLYGRNQVAKTAHLDALATAALDQPSDGDLMFLVGVELFLDGQRDRSRKFLERAGQIADHGGEFVEAFLDELPAERVAGDQSGPNGKVDL; this is translated from the coding sequence ATGTTTCGCGGTTGGTTGGGCGCGCTTTGCGTCACGCTTGCATCGTTCTTGGCGACGCACTCCCTTTGGGCGCAAACGGCGCCCGGCGCGATACCCCCCGGCTACAAACAAAGCCAGGTGCATCAACCTTGGTCGGCCAATTATCTCGGCAACACCCAGGCGATTCGCGGCGGGTTCGGATCGAGTTGGTCCAATACCAGCATCGGCTTTGTTGGCGCTCCCGGCACGTCGTTCGCATTTGGCACGTGGAATCCCTGGTGGGGCGGCCAGGTTTGGGGGAGACCCATCTGGGGGGCGCCCGGCTGGGGCGCTCCGGTATGGGGCGCGCCGGTTTGGGGGGGCGGTGTTTGGGCACGGCCCGGTTGCTTTCCAGGCTATGGTTGGCCCATCGCGCTGCCTCCTGCCTATTTGCCTGCGGAGCAGATTTATGGTCCCGCCGCCGCTTGGCGCATGATCGACGCCGCCGTGCCGCGCGCGCCGCTCGCTTCGTCGGTCGCCGCCTCGGGCAACGTGCAGCCCCAACTGCCGGCCGGGCCGCTGGTGATCGAATCCAAGAAAAAGTCGGTGCCCAAGAGCAGTAATCAGGCGGTGCGTGCCCGCGCGCGGCGCCTGGTCGAGTCGGGCGATCGCGCGTTTCTCGAGCAGAATTACACCGCCGCGCTGGGACGCTATCGCCGCGCCGCGGAGATGACTCCCGACGTGGCCGAAGCCCGCTTTCGTGAGGCGCAAACGCTCGTGGCGCTAGAGCGTTACCGCGAAGCGGCCGACGCCGTGCGGCAGGGGTTGGAGATCGACCCCCATTGGCCCGGCTGGCCGCTCGATCTTGATCGGCTCTATGGACGGAACCAGGTGGCCAAGACAGCCCATCTCGACGCGCTGGCTACTGCCGCGCTCGATCAGCCCAGCGACGGCGACCTGATGTTCCTTGTCGGCGTCGAGCTGTTTCTGGACGGTCAGCGCGATCGCTCGCGAAAGTTCTTGGAGCGCGCCGGCCAGATTGCCGATCATGGCGGCGAGTTTGTCGAGGCGTTTCTCGACGAACTGCCGGCGGAGCGCGTCGCTGGCGATCAGTCAGGTCCCAACGGCAAGGTTGATCTATAG